CTTTGAAAAATTCACTGCCCGGGAAGACCTCGTACTGGAAAAACTCAACCAGGGATTCCTGCGCATCACCAACGAACACTTCTCGCACCTGGCCCCCAACTGCCGCGGCGAGCGCGTACTATATCATCCCGACGGCGAAACCCGGTACGCGGGCTGGCACGGCGAATCAGAATCCGATGATATAATCGACAACCTGAGCCATCCCCCCTATCTCAACATAGACAACCGCCTGGGCATACACTTTACCGGAAACGGCGACACAGTCTATCACAACCGGCACTACTTCAACCCCTACCGCGCCATAGCCGACGACCTCACACTATCTTGCCTATCGGACGAAAAACCCCTTCGCGCAGGCGAAGAAGCGGGTCGTCTCACTGCCCTGCTCATCCCCGAACAAACTGCTGCCGACACACCCAACACCCCCTTCGAAATTCTGTCCGCACCGGAAAACAGCGTCGGCCTCATAACCGAAGAATATCTCGCCGCCGCAAACTTTGGTACCGCACAACAAATATGCACATTCACCGCAAACAGAACCGAACAACTCCCCATCTTCCCCGGCACCATCCTCGAAACCCATGGAAACCGTGCCCTCTACCGCATCCCCATCGGCGGCGAATCAGCCTGCCTATTCCGCGCGACCCAAATATTGAACATAGAAGGCGACGTGCGGATAGACGCCATAGCCGACGGGGCACTATACGCCTCCAGTTCCGAACATGCAGAAGTAAAAATCGCAGGAGAAGACGGCACGCACACCATTAGCCGTGGAGAAACCAGACGAATAGCTTGAAGGAGAACACATGCAAAACAAAATAACCATCGCCCCTCGCTACTACCGCTGGCACGTTGACAAAGGCGTCGTCTGGATCGAAAAGAACACGAGCTATGCCCACCTCAACTGGAAAATCCCGATAGCGCAAACAGCACTCGTACTCGTCGATATCTGGTCGCATCACTACCTGAAAGACACCGCGGCCCGATCCGAGGAAATCGTACACAACAACATCGTCCCCCTCCTATACGCCTGTCGAAAAGCGGAAATGCCCATCGTTCACGCCCCGGCACCGCGATTGGCCGAAGCGCATCCATCCTGGGTGAACCTGATCGAAAAAGGAGAAACATCCACCAACGCCAAAAACAACTGGCCTCCCACTGAATTTCGCAACAAAACGGGAATATATAAACAATATGCGAGACCCATAGAACCACGCGAAGAAGAACTCACCAAAATCCGCGCCAGACTCGCAATGCATCCCCTCGTACAGGTCGAGGGACAGGAAGCCGTCATCTCCACAGGAGAAGAACTCCACCGCTGGTGCAAACAACAGGACATACTCTTCCTCTTCTATCTCGGCTTCAACACCAACGCCTGCATCTTGATGAGAGACTACGGAACCCTCGCAATGGGTCGCCGCGGGTATGAAATCATCCTCCTTCGGGACTGCACCACCGGAATGGAATCCTTTGAAACACACCAAACCCTCGGTCAAACCCGGGGCGCCGTACTCTTCCTGGAAATGTTCGGACACTATTCTCTGACATCGGAGGAACTAATCGCGGGATTGCCGGGGTAATTATGCTATCACCCACAGACTTCATCGTCATCTTTCTCTACGCCCTGCTCATGGCCTGGGTGGGCGGGATTGCCAAACGAAAATCTCAGAATATAGATGCGTACTTCGCCGCCGGGCACAACCTCCCGTGGTGGATGGCCGCCATATCCCACCACGTCTCTGGATACAGCGCAGTCGTCTTCGTGGGCTTTGCGGGACGGGCAGCAACCGCCGGATTCAGCATGTGGACCCTATTCTCCCTATCGTGTTTTATCGCCATGATGATCGGCTGCCTCGTCTGGGCACCGCGCTGGTCCCGACTCAAAGTACTCACACCCGTAGAATATCTCGAAGCGCGATACGGCAACTCCGTGCGTTTTCTGGTGGCACTCTCTGGCATCGGTGTCAAATTCATAGACCTCGGCATCAAACTCTACGCAATCTCCGTCGTCGTACAAACCGTCACGGGCTGGGCAGTATTGCCCGTCGTACTGGTCGCAGGCATAATCACCGTAGCCTACGTCCTCATAGGCGGACTGTGGGCCGCGGTATTAACCGACCTGATCCAATTTGTCGTCCAGCTCTTCATCAGCTTAATCGTACTCTATCTCGTACTCGACAACATCGGCGGATGGAACCCCTTGTGGAAACAACTGCCCGCCGAACGCGGCGCATTCTTCAACGCCGAATCCGGCATTGGAATCGATTTCTGGCTGGTCTATCTCATCGTCGTCATCTTCAGTTACAACGGCGCCACCTGGGGATTGGCGCAGCGATTCATATCCGTATCCGACCCGCGGGACACCCAAAAAGCTG
This genomic interval from Gemmatimonadota bacterium contains the following:
- a CDS encoding isochorismatase family protein produces the protein MQNKITIAPRYYRWHVDKGVVWIEKNTSYAHLNWKIPIAQTALVLVDIWSHHYLKDTAARSEEIVHNNIVPLLYACRKAEMPIVHAPAPRLAEAHPSWVNLIEKGETSTNAKNNWPPTEFRNKTGIYKQYARPIEPREEELTKIRARLAMHPLVQVEGQEAVISTGEELHRWCKQQDILFLFYLGFNTNACILMRDYGTLAMGRRGYEIILLRDCTTGMESFETHQTLGQTRGAVLFLEMFGHYSLTSEELIAGLPG
- a CDS encoding sodium/solute symporter (Members of the Solute:Sodium Symporter (SSS), TC 2.A.21 as described in tcdb.org, catalyze solute:Na+ symport. Known solutes for members of the family include sugars, amino acids, nucleosides, inositols, vitamins, urea or anions, depending on the system.), with product MLSPTDFIVIFLYALLMAWVGGIAKRKSQNIDAYFAAGHNLPWWMAAISHHVSGYSAVVFVGFAGRAATAGFSMWTLFSLSCFIAMMIGCLVWAPRWSRLKVLTPVEYLEARYGNSVRFLVALSGIGVKFIDLGIKLYAISVVVQTVTGWAVLPVVLVAGIITVAYVLIGGLWAAVLTDLIQFVVQLFISLIVLYLVLDNIGGWNPLWKQLPAERGAFFNAESGIGIDFWLVYLIVVIFSYNGATWGLAQRFISVSDPRDTQKAALLSGFLYLLYPIVIFLPAWAAPLILTEYFDPVTLAPLPGFDLQQTYVLMAQRVLSGLMPGLIGLLICSMFAATMSMIDSDLNALAAVFTKDIYQRNIKRAWTQQALFRVGKIVTLIFGIAIIITGVIIAESKGAEKVFTATVQIFGALLSPIAIPLMFGMLFRKPTARGAILALAGGLLTYAVLVQITDNFAIYTGGEILVGLCLYFGEGWIGTRTQEKEKEVKNLFDKLTSR